A genomic stretch from Telmatocola sphagniphila includes:
- a CDS encoding DUF1559 family PulG-like putative transporter has translation MSRSLHRNRKGFTLIELLVVIAIIAILIGLLLPAVQKVREAAARASSQNNLKQIGLALHSYNDTFGNLPNNGTNGYWPSPSVWKDNTGQVMTASWCYKILPYVEQNNQYNNYSATVKLKVFAEPARVNGGRGPATDGNTATNGGVSGINAADNPNNKALGAHTDYAGNWNVIQDGWNNKGVLNALTPSIQGIQDGSSNTIIVGGKAIQTSQYNGNNGWDWDETIGTGGWGGTCRGAMWDGIDNNYDNGHNPNYNLPVGGGSNDLARSIFKDGIYGVHGFNHNNSWGGPYAAVGLFLFGDGSVHSLSYTIDKVTMGKLLMPADGQVVTVP, from the coding sequence ATGTCACGGTCTCTCCACCGGAATCGCAAAGGCTTTACCCTCATCGAATTGCTGGTTGTAATCGCCATCATTGCAATCCTCATCGGGTTATTATTGCCCGCTGTGCAGAAAGTCCGGGAAGCGGCGGCCCGGGCCTCCAGCCAGAACAACTTGAAACAGATCGGACTGGCCCTGCATTCCTACAACGACACTTTCGGTAATCTGCCCAACAACGGCACCAACGGCTATTGGCCCAGTCCCAGCGTTTGGAAAGACAATACCGGCCAGGTCATGACGGCCTCCTGGTGCTACAAGATCCTTCCTTATGTTGAACAAAACAACCAGTACAACAACTACTCGGCCACGGTCAAACTCAAGGTTTTCGCCGAACCGGCTCGAGTCAATGGCGGCCGCGGACCTGCGACCGATGGCAATACCGCTACCAACGGAGGCGTCAGCGGGATCAACGCTGCCGACAACCCCAATAACAAAGCTTTGGGCGCTCATACCGACTATGCCGGGAATTGGAACGTTATTCAGGACGGCTGGAATAACAAAGGCGTTCTCAACGCTCTAACCCCTTCCATTCAAGGCATTCAGGACGGTTCCTCCAACACAATTATCGTCGGGGGCAAAGCCATTCAAACCTCCCAGTACAACGGCAATAACGGCTGGGACTGGGATGAAACAATTGGGACAGGCGGCTGGGGCGGAACCTGCCGCGGCGCCATGTGGGATGGGATCGATAACAATTACGACAATGGACATAATCCCAACTACAACCTTCCGGTTGGAGGCGGCTCCAACGACTTGGCTCGCTCCATTTTCAAAGATGGAATCTACGGAGTCCACGGCTTCAACCACAACAACAGCTGGGGTGGGCCCTATGCCGCGGTCGGCCTCTTTCTCTTTGGCGATGGCTCGGTTCATTCACTCTCCTACACGATCGACAAAGTCACCATGGGCAAATTGCTAATGCCCGCCGATGGCCAGGTGGTTACCGTTCCCTAA
- a CDS encoding transglutaminase-like domain-containing protein, whose protein sequence is MRSLLIATIFFFAISPLQSQERPIPFPAKNNKDTSKSETLWDAAYWKDESGQFHKFGHVQTQLEHVVRDGKEIIRATRVYDLKMTRGRAVFTLDDKQITEESEGKLVRMEYTSSLSRIQKELTALPKGYLISTKTPTENYEDKIGDFPLVGFATELQILKEPRQLEDKFDYYYFEPTLNAAVKVLGKIAGKDRFKSPEGAILEWQRIDLQGAKIGGILPPSASIWVDPKTREIKQTMMEIPGIGYATLVRTTGDQAKAANGKLPDIQANTDIPLSQRVNQIHSLPQMSYRITLEFPIAPGDLLKPSHLHTIVQRQDNLSFELTVKALREPPKNAVKAEPAPPEYLNSCHYITSNDAEVIKLSNTASRGQVNNWDKAQAMESWLNKNFRFVSTKVMDTAAQVANDPNGLSGDCTEVAMLLAAMCRAQGIPSRTAIGVIYADNPKPHFAFHMWTEIYIQGTWLGLDATLGRGSVGPGHIKVTDASWEGERGQTPLMPVMQFIGKHPKIEVLKN, encoded by the coding sequence ATGCGCAGTCTCCTGATCGCTACGATATTTTTTTTCGCAATTTCTCCACTCCAGAGCCAAGAACGGCCAATCCCCTTCCCCGCTAAGAACAATAAAGACACCTCGAAATCCGAAACTCTCTGGGACGCGGCCTACTGGAAGGATGAAAGTGGCCAGTTTCACAAATTCGGCCACGTCCAAACTCAGCTCGAGCACGTGGTTCGGGACGGCAAAGAAATCATTCGAGCCACGAGAGTTTACGATCTCAAAATGACGAGAGGAAGAGCGGTCTTCACCCTGGACGACAAACAGATCACGGAGGAATCCGAAGGCAAGTTGGTACGCATGGAGTACACCTCCAGTCTGTCCAGAATACAAAAAGAACTGACTGCCCTACCCAAGGGATATCTCATCTCCACAAAAACGCCGACCGAAAATTACGAAGACAAGATCGGAGACTTTCCTCTGGTGGGATTTGCAACCGAACTTCAGATCTTGAAAGAACCTCGCCAACTCGAGGACAAGTTCGATTATTACTATTTCGAGCCCACCCTGAATGCGGCTGTCAAAGTGCTGGGCAAAATCGCGGGCAAGGATCGATTCAAATCACCCGAAGGTGCGATTCTGGAATGGCAGCGGATCGATCTTCAGGGTGCAAAGATCGGAGGAATTCTGCCTCCCTCCGCTTCGATCTGGGTCGATCCCAAAACTCGAGAAATCAAACAGACAATGATGGAGATTCCGGGGATCGGCTACGCCACCCTGGTAAGAACCACCGGTGATCAGGCGAAAGCGGCTAACGGTAAGCTGCCCGATATTCAAGCGAATACCGATATTCCTCTCTCTCAACGAGTGAACCAGATTCACTCGTTGCCTCAAATGAGTTATCGTATAACTCTGGAATTTCCGATCGCACCGGGCGATTTACTGAAACCCTCCCATCTCCACACAATCGTGCAGCGTCAGGATAATCTGAGCTTCGAACTCACTGTGAAAGCTCTCCGCGAACCGCCTAAGAACGCGGTAAAGGCCGAGCCAGCGCCGCCAGAGTATCTGAACTCCTGCCACTATATTACCTCCAATGATGCGGAGGTGATCAAACTTTCCAACACGGCCAGCCGGGGTCAGGTTAATAATTGGGATAAAGCTCAGGCAATGGAGAGCTGGTTGAATAAGAACTTTCGTTTTGTGAGCACCAAAGTGATGGACACTGCGGCACAAGTCGCCAATGATCCGAATGGTCTCAGTGGCGATTGCACGGAAGTAGCCATGTTGCTGGCGGCTATGTGCCGGGCTCAGGGAATTCCCTCGCGCACGGCCATCGGAGTCATCTACGCGGACAATCCCAAGCCCCATTTCGCATTTCATATGTGGACCGAAATCTACATTCAGGGAACCTGGCTCGGGCTGGATGCTACTTTAGGAAGAGGATCAGTTGGACCCGGGCATATCAAAGTGACCGATGCGAGCTGGGAAGGAGAACGAGGACAGACGCCTTTGATGCCAGTGATGCAGTTCATCGGTAAGCATCCGAAGATAGAGGTCTTGAAGAACTGA
- a CDS encoding DUF1559 family PulG-like putative transporter: protein MMRYLSRNGSRKGFTLIELLVVIAIIAILIGLLLPAVQKVREAAARASSQNNLKQIGLAMHMYNDTIGTLPNNGTNGFWPSPNVWKDNNGQIMTASWCYKILPYVEQTNLYNNYNITTKLKVFAEPGRVNGGRGPATYDGSSNNNMGINEADNPSNHALGALTDYASNSNLIADGWNNLGVMNTMTPSIQGIIDGSSNTILVGGKSIQTTQYVGNYGWDWDETVGSGAWGGTERAFMWDGIDGNYNNGQNPNYNLPNPGYWNDLARSIFKDGIWGVNGFNHNNSWGGPYAAVGLFLFADGSVHSLSYTIDKVTMGKLLMPADGQVVSIP, encoded by the coding sequence ATGATGCGTTATCTCTCCCGTAACGGAAGCCGGAAAGGCTTCACTCTCATTGAGCTGTTGGTGGTTATCGCCATTATCGCGATTCTCATCGGCCTGCTCCTTCCGGCCGTGCAAAAAGTTCGTGAAGCAGCAGCTCGCGCTTCCAGCCAGAACAATTTGAAGCAAATCGGCCTCGCGATGCACATGTACAACGACACGATCGGAACCCTGCCGAACAACGGCACCAACGGCTTCTGGCCCAGCCCGAACGTTTGGAAGGATAACAATGGCCAAATCATGACGGCGTCATGGTGCTACAAGATCCTGCCCTACGTCGAACAAACCAATCTTTATAACAACTACAACATTACCACCAAGCTGAAGGTTTTTGCTGAACCTGGTCGCGTGAACGGTGGTCGTGGCCCCGCTACCTATGATGGCAGTTCGAACAACAACATGGGTATTAATGAAGCGGACAATCCTTCGAACCATGCTCTGGGTGCATTGACCGATTATGCCAGCAACTCGAATCTTATTGCTGACGGCTGGAATAATCTTGGTGTTATGAACACCATGACCCCGTCCATCCAGGGAATTATTGACGGCTCCTCCAACACGATTTTGGTCGGTGGCAAATCCATCCAGACCACGCAATATGTTGGCAACTACGGTTGGGACTGGGACGAAACAGTTGGCTCAGGCGCTTGGGGTGGTACCGAGCGTGCTTTCATGTGGGACGGTATCGACGGCAACTACAACAACGGTCAAAATCCGAACTACAATCTCCCTAATCCCGGCTACTGGAACGACTTGGCTCGCTCGATCTTCAAAGACGGTATCTGGGGTGTAAACGGTTTCAACCATAACAATAGCTGGGGTGGTCCATACGCTGCAGTTGGCCTGTTCCTCTTTGCTGATGGTTCGGTTCACTCCTTGTCCTACACCATCGACAAAGTCACCATGGGCAAACTCTTGATGCCGGCTGACGGCCAAGTTGTTTCGATCCCCTAA